The following DNA comes from Streptomyces sp. NBC_00690.
AGCACAGCTACCCTGAGCGTGCTCGAAACGTGTGCGCGGTGCTCCGGAGTGGGAGGTTCTTCGTCCTGAGGCTACGGTTCAAGCCGCGCGACCCCTCCCGTTTCAAGGGCCGCCCACAGAGCGCCGTCGGGACCCAGGGTGATGCCGTGCGGCTCGGACGACGGTGACGGCAGGGTGTACTCGGCGATCTTGCCGCTACCGGTGATGTGGCCAATGCTGTTGGCTCCCCATTCGGTGAACCAGCAGTCACCGGTGGAGGCCGCGACGATGGCGTGGGGTTTGGCCGTGCGGTCAGGCAGCGGGAACTCCTTGACCGCGCCGTCCACCGAGATCCTGCCGACCTGGCCCGCCGCGATCTCGACGAACCACAAGGCGGCGCCGTCGCTGGTGATGCCCACGGGTGCAGCGCTCGGGGTGGGGAGCGGATGGATAGCGATGTCTCCGTGGACAGTGATGCGGCCGATCGCGTTCGCCTGGTTGAGGGTGAACCACAGGGCGCCATCAGGGCCTGCGGTGATCGCCGCGGGATAGGCGCCTGTACAGGGAAGGGCGAACTCGGTGATCTCTCCCGTGCTGGTGATGCGGCCGATCCGGTCGGTGTTCATCTCCGTGAACCACATCGCATCGTCCGGACCGGCGGTGATCCCGAAGGGCCCACTGTCGGGCGTCGGCACGGGAAAGGACTTCGTTTCACCGTCGGTGGTGATGCGGCCGATCCGGTGGTCCTGGGACCGGGTGAACCACAGTGCTCCGTCGGGCCCGGGGGTGATGACCGTAGGGCGACACTCGGGCGAGTCCAGGGGGTATTCGTTGAGTTCGCCGTCGAGGGTGAGGCGCGCGATGCGGCCGCTGTGCGCGAAGGTGAGCCACAGTGCGCCGTCAGGTCCGGCCGCGATGCCGTACGGCCCAGCGCCCTTGTCTGCCACGGACATCTCGCTTACGGCCACAGCAACTCCTTGGAAGGGTGGGGATCAATCAAAGGTTCCCGACCGATGCCGCAGCTCGGTCTCGCACCAGGTCGAGAATGATCGCGGCGAGGTCAGCAGGCCGGGTCATGGGGATGTTGTGGTTCGAGCTGATGTCGGTCAGCCGGCGGTCAGGGGCGGCATCGACGACGGTACGCACTTCGTCGTGCCGCGAGGCGTAAAAGCCATGATCGGCCAGCACGATCGTCATCGGACAGGTGAGGCGGTCGTACACCTCGATGCTCGGGAAGACTTCTGCGTCGGGCTCCACGGCGGTGACAGTCGCGATCTCCTCGATGGCTGGTCGGCGTACCCACCGCTGGCCGCGGCGCAGGAAGGAGCGCCGCGTGACCTCTTCGACAAGTTCGTGCCGTGCTCCGGCGTTGAGCCAGTCCCCTTCGGCCTCCCGCGCGCACTGCTCGACATAGGCATGCATCTTGTCGTCGTTCGTTTCCCAGCCGTAGCGGAACATCGTCCGCAAACGGTCCGCCGCCTCGGTGGTCCGCGCAGCGGCATGCTCGGCGAGTGACGCGTTACGGTCATTGAGTACCATGCCGTCCACGATGCAGAGGGCGGCCGGTTCCACGAGGCCACTGGCGGTGGCAGCCGTCACCGCGTACCCGCCGGTGGAATGGCCCACCAGTACGGGGTGGTCCCAGCCCAGCGCGGTGACGACGCCACCGATGTCTCGCCAGTATTGCTCGGGGCCGGTGGAGTCGAGCTGGGTCTGCCCATGGCCACGCAGGTCGATGGCGATCGGATGACACTCGCTCACCAGATGGGGCGCCACATCCGCCCAGGCGGCGGCGTTGTGTCCGCTGCCGTGGACAAGTAGCACCCCCTCACCGTGGCCGCCGAAGTCCACACCCGAAAGGACCCCGTCCACGACGGGGATTTCGATCTCCGTTCCGATCACCACTGCACCCTGACGACCAGAAGCCAACAAGCGCAACTGCTTTTTCGCAAGAGGTCGGCGCGGGGTGAGGACTTTTTCAGGCCGCCGAGAACGGACAACGCTCCTGCCGCAGTAGATACCGGATTTACTGCGGTGGAGCCCCTCCCGTGATCATCGTGACCTGCGGCGGGCCAAGTCGGCCGCAGGGTGAGGTGTACGCATTTACTGCGGCAGTTCCGGAAGGGTGGAAGGGTGGGACGGGCGCGAGGATCGACCAGTGACCGAACTCGGAGTGGGATACCGCGGCGCGTTCTGGGCGAAGTGGAGAGAACGTGACACTATCCTCGCCGAAGCCGAGAGGCGGAGGATCACCTGACGGCCGGACGTCGGCGCCAGCTGCCCGGTCCAGCCTTAAGAGGAGCTAACAGAAAGCTGTGGTGGAAGCCATGTCCTCTTCCCCTGGCGGATCGTTGGGCGGGGTATGGGGAAGGGGAATGGTCCGCCGTGGGTGGTGTCGGACGACCTGTGGATGCGGGTCGAGCCGCTGCTGCCGGTCAGGCAGCGCCGGTCGTGCAACCCGGGGCGGCTGCCGCTTGATGACCGCGGTTGCCTGCAGGGCATCTTGTTCGTGCTGCACACCGGGATCCAGTGGGAGTGGCTGCCGCAGGAGCTCGGGTTCGGCTCCGGAATGACGTGCTGGCGGAGGCTGCGGGACTGGCACGAGGCCGGTGTCTGGGACCGGCTGCACCAGCTGCTTCTCACCGAACTGCATCGCGCGGGGAAGCTGGACTGGTCCCGGGCGGTGATCGACGGCTCGCACCGCCAAGCCCGTCGGGGCGGCCCAAAACCGGGCCGAGCCCGGTCGACCGCGCCCGGCCCGGCTCGAAGCACCACATCATCACCGATGCCGTCGGCACACCGCTTGCCATCACCCTGACCGGCGGAAACCGCCACGACGTCACCCAGCTACTGCCCCTACTCGACGCGATCCCCCGCATCCGCGGGACCACCGGCCGGCCACGCCACCGTCCCCGGCAGCTGTTCGCCGACCGAGGCTACGACTACGACAAGTACCGCCGACTGCTGTGGAAGCGCGGCATCAAACCAGTCATCGCTCGCCGGGGCGTGCCCCACGGCTCCGGCCTAGGCACTGTTCGGTGGGTCGTCGAGCGCACGAACGCTTGGATTCATGGCTTCCGACGGCTACGGATCCGCTGGGACATCCGCGACGACATCCACGAAGCGTTCCTGAAACTCGCCTGCTGCGTGATCACCTACAGACGAGTCCAGGCATTGTGTTAGCTCCTCTAAGTGAGGAAAGCTACCAACCTCGGGACTCCACCGGCCGCCAGCGCCACCACCTCCGAACACTCTGGCCACGCGAATCATGCAGCCGGGCAGCTGCCGGAACAAAGACGCCCGCATCCCTGTACCCGAACACTCAATGGGCAATGCCATCAGCCGAGGCGCGCTCGGGCAGCCCGTATCGGAAAAGGAGGTGCTCGGGGTATTGGTCGGGATCGGGGGAGCGGTCGTAGCGGCTCGTTTGATGGTGGGGGTCGTAGTAGGCGGACCGGTGCAGCATGACGACGGTCTTCATGCGCGAGGAGTGCCTTCTCGTGGGCCATGTCGGTGAGCCGTGGCCGGGGGGCGTCGCGGTAGAGCGGGCTGCAGGTGAGTTGTTCCACCACGACGACAGCCGCCTGCCAACACACCCGGCGAGCCCGTGAAACTCTGCCACGACGCCGGCCATTTGAGCCTCCCGGTCCATGACTTAAGTGCGCAGCGGTCCGTCCATCGGGCAGAGATACGGGCGCAGCCCTATGCAGGGGACGAAGGCGCATCTGGAGGGCCGACGCATCAACACCAGCATTCACCTACCACGACTTGCCTGCATCCCTGCCTCGGGGAAGTACGCGGTGCGGAGGACGGTGGAGGATGCCTCAGACGATGTGCGCCCATGGGTGGAGCCTGCCCGTAGAGCAGGACGAAGGGACCCCTTAGGCTCGGGCCATGGCCAAACAGCGTCGGGACACCGCCGAGGTACGGGCGAGTGCCCTAGCATCGGGGGTGCGGCTGCGCATCATCCGGCTCACACGCACGCACGCTCTGACGAACAAGGAGCTTGCTGAGCGGTTGGGTAGGGACCCCGCGACCACACTGCACCATGTGCGCAAGCTGGTGGAGGCCGGACTCCTGGAGCCGCAGCCACCTCGCCGCGGGAATCGAGGCGCCCGGGAGATCCCCTATCGCTCTCTGGGCCTCCCTTGGACCAGGGGCCCTCGGAACGAAGGACCCATCGCCGAGGCGATGTTGGAGGCATTTCTCGCCGAGGCGGGTGAGCTCGATATGAAGGACGTCGACCAGGTCCGCTTCGTACTGGATCTCACGCCGGAACGGCGAGAGGAGTACCAACGCCGTCTGGAGAAGCTCATCGAGGAGTTCGATCACGACGACGCCGCCCCGGAAACCCAACGAACGGCGGTCTACATCGCCGTGTACCCGAGTCTGTGATCGTCACCCGTTGACCGGTACGAAGGAAGCGACTCAGATACGGGATGGAACCTCTTCCTCATCCTCGGTTCGAACGACGGGAAACTCCCGCAGCGTGCGCAGGGGGGACAGTAGGAGGGGCAGGGAGGTCAAGGCAAGGGCTGAGCAGGTGACCCACAGGGTGGCCCGGACGCCGATCCAGTTGCCGAGTACGCCGCCCAGCAGACCACCCACAGGCATCACACCCCAGGTGATGAACCGTACGCTGGCGTTGACCCGGCCCAGCAGCCGACCGGGGCAGAT
Coding sequences within:
- a CDS encoding IS5 family transposase (programmed frameshift), translating into MGKGNGPPWVVSDDLWMRVEPLLPVRQRRSCNPGRLPLDDRGCLQGILFVLHTGIQWEWLPQELGFGSGMTCWRRLRDWHEAGVWDRLHQLLLTELHRAGKLDWSRAVIDGSHRQARRGGPKTGPSPVDRARPGSKHHIITDAVGTPLAITLTGGNRHDVTQLLPLLDAIPRIRGTTGRPRHRPRQLFADRGYDYDKYRRLLWKRGIKPVIARRGVPHGSGLGTVRWVVERTNAWIHGFRRLRIRWDIRDDIHEAFLKLACCVITYRRVQALC
- a CDS encoding alpha/beta fold hydrolase is translated as MIGTEIEIPVVDGVLSGVDFGGHGEGVLLVHGSGHNAAAWADVAPHLVSECHPIAIDLRGHGQTQLDSTGPEQYWRDIGGVVTALGWDHPVLVGHSTGGYAVTAATASGLVEPAALCIVDGMVLNDRNASLAEHAAARTTEAADRLRTMFRYGWETNDDKMHAYVEQCAREAEGDWLNAGARHELVEEVTRRSFLRRGQRWVRRPAIEEIATVTAVEPDAEVFPSIEVYDRLTCPMTIVLADHGFYASRHDEVRTVVDAAPDRRLTDISSNHNIPMTRPADLAAIILDLVRDRAAASVGNL
- a CDS encoding Vgb family protein, with the translated sequence MAVSEMSVADKGAGPYGIAAGPDGALWLTFAHSGRIARLTLDGELNEYPLDSPECRPTVITPGPDGALWFTRSQDHRIGRITTDGETKSFPVPTPDSGPFGITAGPDDAMWFTEMNTDRIGRITSTGEITEFALPCTGAYPAAITAGPDGALWFTLNQANAIGRITVHGDIAIHPLPTPSAAPVGITSDGAALWFVEIAAGQVGRISVDGAVKEFPLPDRTAKPHAIVAASTGDCWFTEWGANSIGHITGSGKIAEYTLPSPSSEPHGITLGPDGALWAALETGGVARLEP
- a CDS encoding ArsR/SmtB family transcription factor, whose protein sequence is MAKQRRDTAEVRASALASGVRLRIIRLTRTHALTNKELAERLGRDPATTLHHVRKLVEAGLLEPQPPRRGNRGAREIPYRSLGLPWTRGPRNEGPIAEAMLEAFLAEAGELDMKDVDQVRFVLDLTPERREEYQRRLEKLIEEFDHDDAAPETQRTAVYIAVYPSL